ATAGTTGCAGTTAATATGCTTAGTAATAGTAGTTCAGATAAATTAatgctaaaatataaaatataatacaaagcgatttagcaatttattttgttaatttgcaAGAGTATATGCGAATATTAGTATGTTTTTTTAACACAATCATCCAGTTTTATGCCTGATCGGCATGTATAGTTTAATGTTTTCCACGTGTTTCTTCAATATAATTACAGTTGATATGCTTAATAACAGTAGTTCGGACAAATTAatgctaaaatataaaatattatacaaTTAAATCTAGATTGGATTCTTTAATTTAATaccttttaatctttttaattttaaaaaagatagaTTGTTTTATAGTAGTATTtagataaaatcaaaaatcgtACGGAATTTTATCCATTTAGTTCGGTTTaacgtttatatttttttcaaaaaaaatgatcggttttaatatttatacaatcaaatcaaattacgGTTACGGAATATACAtcctaaatataaaatataacattATGAGACCAAAAATCAGcagattatttatttaatgaattCATGATTGGAAGTACTAAGTACTACTATGAACACACATAATCAATGATATAGCATGCAGAAGAAGAATCAACGGTGAGATCATATGGTCAAATTAATAGCAATCTCATTATTCTGAAAAAGTGTCAATTTTTGGCAAAAATTTCAGGAACTTGATTTTTCAGAATCACAATTATTCTCTTTTATAGGAAATGAGAAACTCATTTTGGTCaaatttttaccttttcagTGGTGCCGTGGTGCAGTTTCAACGGCCAGGATTAAACGATTATAATGATTTAAGTGTTgataattaggtttaatttaaGGCATAAAATCAAGGTAAGATTCTTTAAGATTTTGGTGTATATAAATAGTGATTATTATGAAAAGGAAACCGACAAGCCGACCAAGAACGACTGATACGCCGTCGTTTATATGGCAGGTCTATCAGGCTTCAGGCTGATCAGCAAAGTCAGTAATAGTAACAGTAGCTTTCGTTGGAAAGTGATGCTGGCCGTCAGATCATGTTTTAATCTCAAGCTTTGGTCCGGTTATTAccctttattattattattttcaaagatTTCAATTATGatccattttttaaattaaaaatagctAATAGTATTAAATTAAAAGCACTGATTCTTAAAAAGAAAACTTCTCAAAGTTATAATTCTTGTAGGaggaaaatcaacaaaaaaatacattaacagtatatttttataattatgatcgataaaattattaagtaattttaatattttcatctgcCAATTAACTTTTTTTGTCGGTAAATAGCAATATTATGTTGGGAATGTCATTTATTAACGGATTTTCGATGGAATTGATCTGGCTGATCTATAAATGTAtacaaaaatcattttaaatgaGTGCGTTTCAAATTTAACAATATCatgaattaaaaatagtttctaAGTTATCTTTTACAAGCATGATGCagaatataaacaaataagtaattattttgacaatttataaTGCACAATCTTGAATTAACTTGtaactttataaatactttACAACAACattgttttataattacaaaataaagcaatgaggaaattaaacacaaaagtaataattaaaaatatataaattacagTACTACTAATCATCATCAATTATTCTCTAATAATCATCATCCTATTCAAAGCACCACCAACGGAATAATATATAGCCAAAAAGCATGCTCTTAAGGGGTCACAAAAATAATAGCAATTCCAACAAGAAAATGATGAAACCCTAATTTTCACTTGCTCCCAAAATCTTGAAACCCAATTTTGATTTCTATTAACGAGTATCGTAGCGGATTGAACGTAAACGGAGGCGGCATGCTTCACTAATTGATTTCTGATCATAATATTTGAAGGATCAAATTCATGATAATATGATTGATCATAGCTTAATGCAAGATTACTTGGAGGTGAATCAAGAATTATATCTTTCAAACTTGTGTACCTATGCTCATATTCATCGAATACCGCTTCTTGATCTTGCGGCGAAGGACAATTACTTCTTGAAGATGTTGTTGATGATAATTTGATGATGAGGTTTTGAAGTTCTGATTCCATCATAATTAATCAGTGATTGTTTAATTGGTATTTGAGgttaattgatatttaattacTAGGGCATTGAGATGTAGTTGTGGATGCATGTGTTGtgaattttgtttttggtttgGGGTGAAAATAATTGAATGAGTTTTCATTGATGTTTTGATTCAGAAAtgcaattttaatttgttaatctATTTGGTTATTGTGATGGAGAGAGAAAACAaaactaattaatgtttttttttttgtttatgtttgaTTGCTATTGGTTATGCATTGAAATCGGAAATCAAGCTATGGATCAGGACAAACTTTTGAGGGTTTACTGTTTTTAGGTAGTTGATAATGTTCTTATTTCTAAATCGGAAAATGAAGCTATTGATAGTTGTGATTAAGATACAAAATCAAGGCAATGTCTTGCATTCACATATAGTCGGACTCGTTTAAAGATTCAATAGTCGGTttgtgatttaaaaataaatattgaatGGAGCAGCTGTATCGCCGAATTGCACAATTAACAAACTTTGTTAACGACTGACgaatattgataaaaaaaattattattgagtTGAGATTTTTATTCTATCCTTCTTAAATATATTGTTCTATGTTATCATTAATTAGTAAGTTGTACTTTTATTTCTTCATTAATGAAacatttattattatcaaaaagtaaaattatggcaaaaacatttattttgttAACGGGGAAGGAAAAAGTTCATTGAACCTATAATTTTAGCAGAATGTTGTTCAgtgtttatatcatttgaaaaatTGCACTCCACGAATCAATTTTCTCAAACTTTATGTTaccaattcaaaaaaaaatgtaaatccCCCTTTTCTAAAATTGTTTACAGCTTATATTTCATTATAATTTGATCCTGTTTTACCTCTTCTAGAGGTTTTGAGATTAATGTTTAGGGATGAGGTGGCGGTGGAAGGTGGCTGATCGGCAATGATGGTCGATGGTCGGACCATGTGCTCTCCTCTAAGCAAAGAGCCCAGGAGCTCGTTTTTGCCCATATTCACTCTTTATAATATATTCTTGGTAATGCATAAGAGTGTATGTGTAAGACTTATAAGATGTCGAAACGTGTTAACGAATTATAAAATTGGatgtaaatataaaaaaggaaactaaatataaatcaaaaggaaatttatatcaaataaattgcATATAAACTTACAAAATGAAATTGGGAGGAAAATACAAagttactaattaaaaatataattgaaagtgatTTTATActgaaaatgaaattataaaatagaaaataaacgaattgtaaaataatattttattataaataaacttgatataaacataaaataaattgaatgtgCCGGGTGGCAGCCAGTGGTAACTCATATATAGTGTGGGCTTCTGAAATAGGATAATACAACGCAACGGTTGTGCCACGTCATTCCTGCAACAAACGAATGAGGCAATAGCTATggaaatatttaatgataaaaacaagcaataaattgcaaaaatattcgttgtaaaaatgacgtgcaCAACCATTTCATGAGATAAACATTCTTCGAAAATAATGtatgataattaataattatatattagtatatGTTATGGGCATTATACAATGTTGATAAATATAAGGACAAATGATATATTATTGAGGGTGAggatatatatattatatatatattatatacaataaaaactaataattattttaattaattattttaaaatttggccaCTCACCGCGGATC
This window of the Mercurialis annua linkage group LG5, ddMerAnnu1.2, whole genome shotgun sequence genome carries:
- the LOC126682960 gene encoding uncharacterized protein LOC126682960, which encodes MMESELQNLIIKLSSTTSSRSNCPSPQDQEAVFDEYEHRYTSLKDIILDSPPSNLALSYDQSYYHEFDPSNIMIRNQLVKHAASVYVQSATILVNRNQNWVSRFWEQVKIRVSSFSCWNCYYFCDPLRACFLAIYYSVGGALNRMMIIRE